From one Formosa sediminum genomic stretch:
- a CDS encoding Na(+)-translocating NADH-quinone reductase subunit A, whose product MSNDIKITKGLDIKLKGEAEKALESAVISNTYTLRPEDFHGVIPKLVARVGDKVKAGGPVFYDKANENVQFVSPVSGEVVDILRGEKRKILAIKIQADKTQTYQEHEKINFNSATAEALSAYLQVTGCWTFIKQRPYDVIANPSKEPKAIFVSGYDSAPLAVDLDFALQGKEAELQAAVTALGKLTSGQVHVSVKNGSHSPLAGLTGVTLHKLSGPHPVGNVGTQINKIDPVNKGEVVWTVNPQDLVIIGELLLTGKFNAERVVALVGSEVKKPRYFKTKIASEIATIIYDNGVDQNANSRIIVGNVLTGKQVKPDGNLDYYSNLITVIPEGDDYEFFGWNKPVFNKVSTSRAMTFSWLSPNKKYDLNTNTNGEHRAFVLTGKYEEVFPLDIFPLQILKSCMYKDLDEMEALGMYEVAPEDFALTEFVCVSKQPHQDIIRKGLDLMIKEIG is encoded by the coding sequence ATGTCAAACGACATTAAGATTACAAAAGGTCTAGACATTAAACTCAAAGGTGAAGCTGAAAAGGCTTTAGAAAGTGCTGTAATTAGCAATACTTACACCTTAAGGCCTGAAGACTTTCACGGAGTTATTCCAAAATTAGTTGCAAGAGTTGGTGATAAAGTAAAAGCGGGAGGCCCTGTATTTTACGATAAAGCCAACGAAAATGTTCAATTCGTTTCGCCAGTTTCTGGTGAAGTTGTTGATATTTTACGTGGTGAAAAGCGTAAAATTTTGGCAATTAAGATTCAAGCAGACAAAACGCAAACTTATCAGGAACACGAAAAAATTAATTTTAATTCTGCAACAGCTGAAGCTTTAAGTGCTTACTTACAAGTTACAGGATGTTGGACGTTTATTAAACAACGTCCTTACGATGTTATTGCAAATCCGTCAAAAGAGCCAAAGGCTATTTTTGTTTCGGGTTATGATAGCGCTCCTCTAGCTGTAGATTTGGACTTTGCTTTACAAGGTAAGGAGGCAGAGCTACAAGCTGCTGTTACTGCTTTAGGAAAGTTAACTTCAGGACAAGTGCATGTGTCTGTTAAAAATGGATCGCATTCTCCTCTAGCAGGTTTAACAGGAGTAACGCTTCATAAACTATCAGGACCGCATCCTGTAGGAAATGTAGGAACTCAAATTAATAAAATTGATCCTGTAAACAAAGGTGAAGTGGTTTGGACTGTTAATCCTCAAGACCTTGTTATTATTGGTGAATTATTATTAACAGGGAAGTTTAATGCAGAACGTGTTGTTGCTTTAGTAGGTTCTGAGGTTAAAAAACCAAGATATTTTAAAACTAAAATAGCAAGTGAAATCGCTACAATTATTTACGATAATGGTGTCGATCAAAATGCAAATAGCCGTATAATAGTAGGTAATGTGTTAACAGGAAAACAGGTTAAACCTGATGGAAACCTTGACTATTACAGCAATTTAATTACGGTTATACCAGAAGGAGACGATTACGAATTCTTTGGTTGGAATAAGCCTGTTTTTAATAAGGTTTCAACCTCAAGAGCAATGACGTTCTCATGGTTAAGTCCTAATAAAAAATACGATTTAAATACAAATACAAACGGAGAGCATAGAGCTTTTGTGCTAACAGGTAAATACGAGGAAGTATTTCCTTTAGATATTTTTCCATTACAAATTCTTAAGTCATGTATGTATAAAGATTTAGATGAAATGGAAGCTCTGGGTATGTATGAAGTTGCTCCAGAAGATTTTGCGTTAACAGAATTTGTTTGTGTATCTAAACAGCCACATCAGGACATTATTAGAAAAGGTTTGGATTTAATGATTAAAGAAATAGGGTAA
- a CDS encoding NADH:ubiquinone reductase (Na(+)-transporting) subunit B — MSLKSNLHNLKEKYKGTKMAPAFNALHTFLYLPNETTHNGTHIKAADDLKRTMNTVIMAMVPCLIFGMFNAGYQHFSAMGTPVDFLSWDAFYIGLIKVLPLLVVSYGVGLGIEFIFATIKNHEVEEGYLVTGMLVPLIVPIDIPLWMLAVAVAFGVVIGKEVFGGTGMNILNPALTIRAFLFFAYPTWMSGDKVWVHGAVERTKEIAAGANVDAISGETILGSLAQGHHIDYSIADMFFGFIPGSVGETSTLLILLGALFLIFTKIGSWRIMLSAVIGALAMGLIFNGVVSSGWITETSKFYTLMSTEFWHHLIIGGFAFGVVFMATDPVTASQTTQGKWIYGFLIGFLSIMIRVFNPAYPEGVMLAILLMNVFAPTIDHYVIQGNVKKRMKRLKVKTA; from the coding sequence ATGAGTTTAAAAAGTAATTTACATAATTTAAAAGAAAAGTATAAAGGGACCAAAATGGCACCCGCGTTTAATGCTTTGCATACGTTTTTATACTTACCAAATGAAACCACTCACAATGGAACTCATATAAAAGCGGCCGATGATTTAAAGCGTACTATGAATACGGTTATCATGGCTATGGTACCATGTTTGATTTTTGGGATGTTTAACGCAGGATATCAACATTTTTCTGCAATGGGCACTCCTGTTGACTTTTTATCATGGGATGCATTCTATATTGGTTTAATTAAAGTTTTACCATTATTAGTTGTGTCTTACGGTGTGGGATTAGGTATCGAATTTATTTTTGCAACAATAAAAAATCACGAAGTAGAAGAAGGATATTTAGTTACAGGTATGTTAGTACCTTTAATTGTTCCTATTGATATTCCGTTATGGATGCTAGCAGTAGCAGTTGCTTTTGGTGTAGTAATCGGTAAAGAAGTTTTTGGAGGAACAGGGATGAATATTTTAAACCCTGCCTTAACTATTCGTGCATTCTTATTCTTTGCATATCCTACATGGATGTCTGGAGATAAAGTTTGGGTTCATGGAGCCGTAGAACGTACAAAAGAAATCGCAGCTGGAGCAAATGTAGATGCCATTTCAGGTGAAACTATTTTAGGAAGCCTTGCTCAAGGACATCATATAGATTATTCAATAGCAGATATGTTTTTCGGGTTTATTCCGGGTTCTGTAGGAGAAACATCTACACTTTTAATACTATTAGGTGCATTGTTTTTAATATTTACCAAAATTGGAAGTTGGAGAATCATGTTGTCTGCAGTTATTGGTGCATTAGCTATGGGATTAATCTTTAATGGTGTTGTATCATCAGGCTGGATTACTGAAACTAGCAAATTCTATACATTAATGAGTACAGAATTTTGGCATCATTTAATAATTGGTGGTTTTGCTTTTGGTGTTGTATTTATGGCAACAGATCCTGTAACAGCATCTCAAACTACCCAAGGAAAATGGATTTATGGCTTTTTAATAGGATTCTTATCAATCATGATACGTGTCTTTAACCCTGCATATCCAGAAGGTGTTATGCTAGCGATTCTATTAATGAATGTGTTTGCACCAACAATTGATCATTACGTTATCCAAGGTAATGTGAAGAAAAGAATGAAACGTTTAAAAGTAAAAACGGCTTAA
- a CDS encoding Na(+)-translocating NADH-quinone reductase subunit C, whose amino-acid sequence MENRTDKNSYTIIFAIVMVFVVGAVLAFTASSLKPRIAENQRIEKQQNILYAMGVNDNTEGSAVFVATDEAPELFEKYITKQIVIQDGETSEDSEAYLIDIKKEKAADPSKRRLPLFIGEKDGNKLYVIPIYGKGLWDAIWGYVSMDENMVVQGAYFDHKGETPGLGANIKERFFMDDFIGEHLLDASGNFKGITVAKGNADPKNEDKTDNEVDAIAGATITGNGVTAMIKSDLKLYKPYFDNLKNN is encoded by the coding sequence ATGGAAAATAGAACAGATAAAAATTCATATACCATTATATTCGCTATAGTGATGGTGTTTGTAGTAGGTGCTGTATTAGCCTTTACTGCATCTTCATTAAAGCCTAGAATTGCAGAAAATCAGCGTATAGAAAAACAACAAAATATTTTATATGCAATGGGGGTTAATGATAATACTGAAGGTAGTGCAGTTTTTGTTGCTACAGATGAAGCTCCTGAATTGTTTGAAAAATATATTACCAAGCAAATTGTAATTCAAGATGGTGAAACTTCAGAAGATTCTGAAGCATATTTAATAGATATTAAAAAAGAAAAAGCAGCAGATCCGTCTAAAAGAAGATTACCATTATTTATAGGTGAAAAAGATGGCAATAAATTATATGTTATTCCAATCTATGGAAAAGGATTATGGGATGCTATTTGGGGATATGTTTCTATGGACGAGAATATGGTAGTTCAAGGTGCTTATTTCGATCATAAAGGAGAAACTCCTGGTTTAGGAGCAAATATTAAAGAACGTTTCTTTATGGATGATTTTATTGGTGAACATTTATTAGATGCTTCAGGTAATTTTAAAGGAATTACGGTGGCAAAAGGAAATGCAGACCCAAAAAATGAAGATAAAACAGATAATGAGGTCGATGCAATTGCCGGTGCTACTATTACAGGAAATGGGGTAACTGCAATGATTAAAAGTGATTTAAAACTTTACAAACCTTATTTCGATAACTTAAAAAATAATTAA
- a CDS encoding NADH:ubiquinone reductase (Na(+)-transporting) subunit D: MALLSKKDTKLITDPLADNNPITIQVLGICSALAITAQLKASIVMALSVMAVLAIGNVVISLMRNIIPSKIRIIVQLVVVAALVIIVDQVLKAFSYELSKTLSVFVGLIITNCIIMGRFEAFALANGPWRSFLDGIGNAAGYGLILVIVGFFRELLGSGTLLGFKVLGDPIEKTGLYAIGYENNGFMLLSPMALIVVGIIIWVQRSRNEALVEDH; the protein is encoded by the coding sequence ATGGCACTTTTATCAAAAAAAGACACAAAATTAATCACAGATCCATTAGCGGATAATAACCCTATTACTATTCAGGTATTAGGTATATGTTCTGCATTAGCTATTACAGCTCAATTAAAAGCATCAATAGTAATGGCGCTGTCGGTAATGGCTGTGCTTGCAATAGGGAATGTTGTAATTTCTTTAATGAGAAATATTATTCCATCAAAAATTAGAATTATTGTGCAATTAGTAGTTGTAGCTGCTTTAGTAATTATTGTAGATCAAGTATTAAAGGCATTCTCTTACGAGTTAAGTAAAACCCTTTCTGTATTCGTAGGATTAATTATTACCAACTGTATTATTATGGGGCGTTTTGAAGCTTTTGCTTTAGCCAATGGACCATGGAGATCCTTCTTGGATGGTATTGGTAATGCAGCGGGATATGGTTTAATTTTAGTTATCGTGGGATTCTTTAGAGAATTATTAGGTTCTGGTACTTTATTAGGATTTAAAGTTTTAGGAGACCCAATCGAAAAAACAGGATTATACGCTATAGGTTACGAGAATAACGGTTTTATGTTACTATCTCCAATGGCATTAATTGTTGTAGGAATTATAATCTGGGTACAACGTAGTAGAAACGAAGCATTAGTAGAAGATCACTAA
- the nqrE gene encoding NADH:ubiquinone reductase (Na(+)-transporting) subunit E has protein sequence MEYIELFFKSIFIDNMVFATFLGMCSYLAVSKKVSTAVGLGAAVVFVMLITVPLNWLLDQYILQPGALKWLGAEYADYDLSFLSFILFIATIATMVQLVEIIVEKFSPSLYNSLGIFLPLIAVNCAILGGSLFMQSREIPTLGLATVYGVGSGIGWFLAILAIAAIREKIRYSNVPPALRGLGITFIITGLMAIGFMSFGGMLTGGDDEGAKEEQTATVETPEAENVKELANNTKEIN, from the coding sequence ATGGAATATATAGAATTATTTTTTAAGTCAATATTTATAGATAACATGGTATTCGCAACATTCCTTGGAATGTGTTCTTACCTAGCTGTTTCTAAAAAAGTATCTACAGCAGTAGGTCTTGGTGCCGCAGTTGTATTTGTAATGTTAATTACAGTACCTTTAAACTGGTTATTAGATCAGTATATTCTTCAACCTGGTGCATTAAAATGGTTAGGTGCAGAATATGCAGATTACGATTTAAGTTTCTTATCATTTATTTTATTTATAGCTACTATTGCTACAATGGTACAATTAGTAGAAATTATTGTTGAGAAATTTTCTCCTTCATTATATAACTCTTTAGGTATTTTCTTACCACTTATTGCTGTGAACTGTGCCATCTTAGGAGGGTCTTTATTTATGCAATCTAGAGAAATTCCTACATTAGGATTAGCAACTGTTTATGGTGTTGGTTCTGGTATTGGGTGGTTTTTAGCAATTTTAGCTATTGCAGCCATTCGAGAGAAAATTAGATATTCTAACGTGCCGCCAGCATTACGCGGATTAGGAATTACATTTATCATTACTGGTTTAATGGCTATCGGATTTATGAGTTTTGGTGGTATGTTAACCGGAGGAGATGATGAAGGTGCTAAAGAAGAACAAACTGCAACAGTAGAAACTCCTGAAGCAGAAAACGTAAAAGAGTTAGCGAATAATACAAAAGAAATCAACTAA
- the nqrF gene encoding NADH:ubiquinone reductase (Na(+)-transporting) subunit F, whose product MTILAATTTGTIIATVVAFLVITLVLVSLLLFVKQKLSPSGPVKILINGEREVEVSSGGSLLSTLGSQKIFLPSACGGGGTCIQCECHVLSGGGEALPTETPHFTRKELKEGARLSCQVKVKQDMEITIPEEVFGIKKWEATVVSNYNVATFIKEFVVEIPEDMDYKAGGYIQIEIPECEVKYADMDVTAHPQDHPGEPDKFKADWEKFGLWPLVMKNDEPVERAYSMASYPAEGRKIMLNVRVATPPFDRAKGGWMDVNPGIASSYIFNQKIGDKVTISGPYGEFFINESDAEMLYVGGGAGMAPMRSHLYHLFRTLKTGRKVTYWYGGRSKAELFYIHYFRALEQDFPNFRFFIALSDPTEADNWKVKTDIDDPNGDGFTGFIHQVVIDQYLSKHETPEDLELYFCGPPLMNKAVQKMGEDFGLADENIRFDDFGG is encoded by the coding sequence ATGACGATTTTAGCAGCAACAACAACAGGAACAATAATCGCGACGGTAGTAGCATTTTTAGTTATTACTTTAGTTTTAGTAAGTTTATTATTGTTCGTGAAACAAAAATTATCACCATCGGGTCCTGTAAAGATTTTAATCAATGGTGAGCGTGAAGTAGAAGTTAGTTCTGGAGGTAGTTTATTATCTACTTTAGGATCTCAAAAAATATTCTTACCATCGGCTTGTGGTGGTGGGGGTACATGTATTCAGTGTGAATGTCATGTATTGTCTGGAGGTGGTGAAGCATTACCTACAGAAACGCCACACTTTACTAGAAAAGAGTTAAAAGAAGGTGCACGTTTATCTTGCCAGGTAAAAGTGAAACAAGACATGGAAATTACAATTCCAGAAGAAGTTTTTGGTATTAAGAAATGGGAAGCAACTGTAGTTTCTAACTATAATGTGGCAACATTTATTAAAGAATTTGTAGTTGAAATTCCAGAAGATATGGACTACAAAGCTGGAGGATATATCCAAATTGAAATTCCAGAATGTGAAGTTAAGTATGCAGATATGGATGTAACTGCGCACCCTCAAGATCACCCTGGTGAACCTGATAAATTTAAAGCAGATTGGGAAAAATTTGGTCTATGGCCTTTAGTTATGAAAAATGACGAACCTGTAGAACGTGCTTACTCTATGGCTTCTTATCCTGCAGAAGGACGTAAAATTATGCTTAATGTGCGTGTGGCAACACCTCCTTTTGATCGTGCTAAAGGCGGATGGATGGATGTTAATCCAGGTATTGCATCTTCTTATATCTTTAATCAGAAAATTGGAGATAAGGTTACCATTTCAGGGCCTTACGGTGAATTCTTTATTAATGAATCTGATGCAGAAATGTTATATGTAGGTGGTGGTGCTGGTATGGCTCCAATGCGTTCTCACTTATATCATTTATTTAGAACTTTAAAAACAGGAAGAAAAGTGACCTATTGGTATGGTGGACGATCTAAAGCTGAATTATTCTATATTCACTACTTTAGAGCTCTTGAGCAAGATTTCCCTAATTTTAGATTCTTTATTGCCTTATCAGATCCTACTGAAGCAGATAACTGGAAAGTTAAAACAGATATAGATGATCCAAATGGAGATGGATTTACTGGATTTATTCACCAAGTGGTTATAGATCAATATCTATCTAAACATGAAACTCCAGAAGATTTAGAATTATATTTCTGTGGACCTCCATTAATGAACAAAGCGGTTCAAAAAATGGGTGAAGATTTTGGTCTTGCAGACGAAAATATTAGATTTGACGACTTCGGTGGTTAA
- a CDS encoding Na(+)-translocating NADH-quinone reductase subunit F: MKTTKRFNSAIHKLYNAFHSNTLHPECCKHCAVGNILDNTDAWKHLSDSHGSTKLNYLGQVHSSLGRQFNGYTPKELLAIEVVFLEACGYVLPLHHKNKKPKNPTDKDTLFNGLSAVVSYLCKLDNIPDVMDCNALFNYKTIHIEQLQNI, from the coding sequence ATGAAGACTACAAAACGATTTAACTCGGCAATACACAAATTATATAATGCTTTTCACAGTAATACATTGCATCCAGAATGCTGTAAACACTGTGCAGTTGGAAATATATTAGATAATACAGATGCCTGGAAACATCTTTCTGACAGCCATGGATCTACCAAATTAAATTATTTGGGACAAGTACATTCAAGTTTAGGACGGCAATTTAACGGTTATACTCCAAAAGAATTACTAGCCATTGAGGTTGTCTTTTTAGAAGCATGCGGGTATGTTTTACCATTACATCATAAAAACAAAAAGCCAAAAAACCCAACAGATAAAGACACATTATTTAATGGCTTATCTGCAGTAGTAAGTTATCTATGTAAACTAGATAATATTCCAGATGTTATGGATTGTAATGCTTTATTTAATTACAAAACCATACATATAGAACAACTACAAAATATATAA
- a CDS encoding Na(+)-translocating NADH-quinone reductase subunit F — MSKALSTQELHNLAMNHVGKELEQRGFEFISINSQLKRHPQFVCIDKTGQYYFVIVKVVMLPENPNNYDVVWMETFKAHARSKNAKVLYAGVGLSNPQGESLPIYLNEEYLIEYNGIQVIETHLN, encoded by the coding sequence ATGAGTAAAGCACTTTCAACACAAGAGTTACATAATTTAGCCATGAATCATGTTGGTAAAGAATTAGAACAGCGTGGGTTTGAATTTATAAGTATAAATAGCCAATTAAAAAGACATCCTCAATTTGTATGTATCGATAAGACTGGGCAATATTACTTTGTTATAGTAAAAGTTGTTATGTTACCCGAAAATCCTAATAATTATGATGTTGTTTGGATGGAAACCTTTAAAGCTCATGCAAGATCTAAAAATGCTAAAGTCTTGTATGCAGGCGTTGGTTTAAGTAATCCACAAGGTGAATCTCTCCCAATATATCTAAATGAAGAATATTTAATAGAATACAATGGTATTCAAGTCATAGAAACGCATTTAAATTAA
- a CDS encoding FAD:protein FMN transferase — translation MKHFLITTLVLTLFFSCKESSEHIKLSGSVFGTTYGIQYFSEKSVNYQSQLDSLFEIVNQSMSTYIPDSNISLLNDNKTDSVDKHFAYVFNASKAIYKHTNGAFDPTIGVLVNAWSFGPEKRIYGLDSLKIDSLMQSVGLDKIRLEGSKIIKDTPNIYIDFNAIAKGYSVDVVGRFLESKHIDNYLVEIGGEIRTKGINIEKNKPWKVGVEMPHFDGTQSLLRAIELKDMSMATSGTYRKFKVDLEGNRFSHIIDPHTGYPSKTNLLSISVLTDDCMIADAYATAFKAMGIDGIKSFIENRPELKVFLIYENEKKELATMSLNGFPE, via the coding sequence ATGAAACATTTTTTAATTACTACTTTAGTTCTTACGTTATTTTTCTCTTGTAAGGAATCTAGTGAACATATAAAGTTATCTGGATCTGTATTTGGTACCACTTATGGCATTCAATATTTTTCTGAAAAAAGTGTCAACTATCAAAGTCAATTGGATAGTTTATTTGAAATTGTTAACCAATCGATGTCTACCTATATTCCTGATTCAAATATTTCACTTTTAAATGACAATAAAACAGATAGTGTAGATAAGCATTTTGCATATGTATTTAATGCATCTAAAGCCATTTATAAACATACTAATGGCGCTTTTGATCCCACTATAGGTGTCTTAGTAAATGCATGGAGCTTTGGTCCGGAGAAACGCATATATGGCTTAGATAGTCTTAAAATAGATAGCCTCATGCAATCTGTAGGTCTTGATAAAATTAGACTTGAAGGCTCAAAGATTATTAAAGATACCCCTAATATATATATAGATTTCAACGCTATTGCAAAAGGATATAGTGTAGATGTAGTAGGCCGTTTTTTAGAATCTAAACATATTGATAATTATTTAGTTGAAATAGGAGGGGAGATAAGAACAAAAGGCATTAATATTGAGAAAAATAAACCTTGGAAAGTTGGTGTAGAAATGCCACATTTTGATGGAACACAATCTTTGCTTCGGGCTATAGAATTAAAAGATATGTCTATGGCCACTTCTGGAACCTATAGAAAATTTAAAGTAGATTTAGAAGGGAATAGATTTTCTCATATTATAGATCCACATACAGGATATCCTAGTAAAACCAATCTATTGAGTATTTCTGTATTAACAGATGATTGTATGATTGCCGATGCTTATGCCACAGCTTTTAAAGCTATGGGAATAGATGGTATAAAATCATTTATTGAAAATAGGCCAGAACTTAAGGTCTTTTTAATCTATGAAAACGAAAAGAAAGAATTAGCTACAATGTCTTTAAATGGATTTCCTGAATGA
- a CDS encoding DUF423 domain-containing protein, with protein sequence MTQHTIIATAALFGMLSVIFGAFGAHALKKKLTTEQLHSFEIGVKYQMYHALALLAIGLGFNTMLPASIYWCFTIGIVLFSFSIYGLVLSDARGKKIKLFGPITPLGGLLLVIGWFLLLLKML encoded by the coding sequence ATGACTCAACACACTATAATAGCTACTGCCGCACTTTTTGGTATGTTATCTGTAATATTTGGTGCTTTTGGAGCACATGCATTAAAGAAAAAATTAACTACTGAACAGTTACATAGTTTTGAAATTGGAGTTAAATACCAAATGTATCACGCGCTTGCTTTATTAGCTATAGGTTTAGGTTTTAATACCATGCTTCCCGCAAGCATCTACTGGTGTTTCACCATTGGAATAGTACTATTTTCATTTAGTATATATGGATTAGTTTTATCTGATGCAAGAGGAAAAAAAATAAAACTTTTCGGTCCAATAACTCCGCTAGGAGGTTTGCTGCTTGTTATAGGTTGGTTTTTACTACTCTTAAAAATGCTATAA
- a CDS encoding class I SAM-dependent methyltransferase, which produces MKNAFKFVLNTIPRPLLIRLSYVARPILAAALKGNTFTDPIDGKSFKMFLPYGYGTQRNNVLSPSTLSLERHRLLWLYLKNETDFFTAPKKALHFAPEQAFYKRFKALKHLDYTTTDLLSPLADVKADICNLPFKNNSFDVILCNHVLEHIPDDTKAMKELYRVLKPGGYGIFQIPQDLNRTETFEDDSITDKAERAKIFGQYDHVRIYGRDYFDKLRSIGFKVDEIDYTTKLSKRDVETYCLAKGEVIPVVYKTA; this is translated from the coding sequence ATGAAAAATGCCTTTAAATTTGTTTTAAACACCATTCCTAGACCATTACTTATTCGTTTAAGTTATGTTGCACGTCCTATTTTGGCTGCTGCTTTAAAAGGCAATACTTTTACGGATCCTATTGATGGTAAAAGCTTTAAAATGTTTTTACCATATGGTTATGGTACACAACGTAATAATGTACTTTCACCGTCTACATTATCGTTAGAACGCCATCGATTATTATGGTTATATCTTAAAAATGAAACAGATTTTTTTACTGCACCTAAAAAAGCACTTCATTTTGCCCCTGAACAGGCCTTTTACAAACGTTTTAAAGCATTAAAACATTTGGATTATACAACTACAGACTTATTGTCTCCTTTGGCCGATGTTAAAGCAGACATCTGCAATCTACCTTTTAAAAATAATAGTTTTGATGTTATTTTGTGTAATCATGTGTTAGAACACATACCAGACGACACTAAGGCCATGAAAGAATTATATCGCGTTTTAAAACCTGGTGGTTATGGTATATTTCAAATTCCGCAAGATTTAAATCGTACAGAAACTTTTGAAGACGACTCTATTACTGATAAAGCAGAACGAGCAAAAATATTTGGACAATATGATCATGTTAGAATTTATGGCCGTGATTATTTTGACAAATTACGTTCAATTGGCTTTAAGGTAGATGAAATAGATTATACCACTAAACTTTCTAAGCGCGATGTAGAAACATACTGTTTGGCTAAAGGAGAGGTTATTCCGGTAGTTTACAAAACAGCTTAA
- the map gene encoding type I methionyl aminopeptidase, with protein MIIVKTREEIELMRESALIVSKTLGELAKAVKPGVTTLELDKLAETYIRDHGAYPGFLGMYGFPNSLCMSPNEQVVHGIPNNTPLQEGDIISIDCGALKNDFYGDHAYTFAVGEIAPETQKLLEVTRASIYVGLRELKIGKRVGDVGYAIQNYCEAHGYAVVRELVGHGLGRKMHEDPEMPNYGKRGRGKKFVEGMVVAIEPMINLGTQRIKQHNDGWTITTLDKKPSAHFEHDVAIVDGKAELLSTFAYVHDALGIETNEEDEFRQTALVL; from the coding sequence ATGATTATAGTAAAAACACGAGAAGAAATTGAATTAATGAGAGAAAGCGCATTAATCGTTTCTAAAACATTAGGAGAATTAGCTAAAGCAGTAAAACCTGGTGTAACAACTTTAGAATTAGATAAATTAGCTGAAACATACATTAGAGATCATGGAGCTTATCCTGGATTTTTAGGTATGTATGGTTTCCCTAATTCACTATGTATGAGCCCGAACGAGCAGGTTGTTCATGGGATACCTAACAACACTCCGTTACAAGAGGGAGACATAATATCTATTGACTGTGGTGCTCTAAAAAACGACTTTTATGGCGATCATGCATACACTTTTGCCGTAGGAGAAATTGCTCCTGAAACTCAAAAATTATTGGAGGTGACTAGAGCATCTATTTATGTAGGTTTACGTGAACTAAAAATTGGAAAACGCGTTGGAGATGTTGGGTACGCCATTCAGAATTACTGTGAAGCTCATGGGTATGCTGTTGTAAGAGAACTTGTTGGTCATGGTCTTGGTCGTAAAATGCATGAAGATCCTGAAATGCCTAATTACGGTAAACGCGGGCGAGGTAAGAAATTTGTGGAAGGTATGGTTGTTGCTATTGAACCTATGATTAATCTAGGCACACAACGTATTAAACAACATAATGATGGTTGGACTATTACAACACTAGATAAAAAACCAAGTGCTCATTTTGAACATGATGTTGCAATTGTTGATGGAAAAGCGGAATTACTTTCAACATTTGCTTATGTACATGATGCATTAGGTATTGAAACTAATGAAGAAGATGAATTTAGACAAACAGCGCTTGTACTCTAA